A genomic window from Thiomonas arsenitoxydans includes:
- a CDS encoding efflux RND transporter periplasmic adaptor subunit, protein MTANSPSPDQHRRPLTARRWLWGGLGVALLAAGGLALLGSEHPAQAQMRGPGGMEKGQMPPQPVTASVAKTQDVPVWLTALGTVTPRSYVNVMPRVAGLLQSVDYKQGQTVKAGQLLAQIDPRPFRIAVEQAQAQLEQTQAQLAGAQSDLLRYETLLKQDSISAQQVSDQRATVAQIKATLDANKAALDNAKLQLSWTRITAPVSGLTGLRPVDAGNMVTTSGAVGSNTSSSTNSASPVATIAQVQPVDVTFALPQQQIGEVVSQLMAGKQLQTQSWDARNTQLLETGKLVAADNQINSTTGTLNLRAEFANPKLTLFPNQFVNVRLLVRTIPDAIVVPTTAVAVGAPGTYVYVIGPDNKVNMRVVKTGVAFDNLTQIVSGLKPGERVVTDGLDRLRDGREVKVVQAMVQSAGGAGKERARPDAHAKPAASGAR, encoded by the coding sequence ATGACTGCGAATTCCCCCTCCCCTGACCAACATCGCCGTCCCTTGACCGCCCGCCGCTGGCTTTGGGGCGGGCTGGGCGTGGCCCTGCTCGCCGCGGGCGGTCTGGCCCTGCTGGGCAGCGAGCACCCGGCGCAGGCGCAGATGCGCGGCCCGGGCGGAATGGAAAAAGGGCAAATGCCGCCGCAGCCGGTCACGGCATCCGTCGCCAAAACGCAGGACGTGCCGGTCTGGCTGACCGCGCTGGGCACGGTTACGCCGCGCAGCTATGTGAACGTGATGCCGCGGGTGGCCGGACTGCTGCAGAGCGTGGACTACAAGCAGGGGCAGACGGTCAAGGCCGGGCAGTTGCTCGCGCAGATCGACCCGCGGCCTTTCCGCATCGCGGTGGAGCAGGCGCAGGCGCAACTGGAGCAGACGCAGGCGCAGCTCGCCGGTGCGCAAAGCGATTTACTGCGCTATGAAACCCTGCTCAAGCAAGATTCGATTTCGGCGCAACAGGTCAGCGACCAGCGCGCCACCGTGGCCCAGATCAAAGCCACGCTCGACGCCAACAAGGCCGCGCTCGACAACGCCAAACTGCAACTGAGCTGGACGCGCATCACCGCCCCGGTCAGCGGCCTCACCGGCCTGCGCCCGGTGGACGCCGGCAATATGGTGACGACTTCGGGCGCCGTGGGCAGCAACACCAGCAGCAGCACCAATTCGGCCTCGCCGGTTGCCACCATCGCGCAGGTGCAGCCGGTGGACGTGACCTTCGCTCTGCCGCAGCAGCAGATTGGCGAGGTGGTGAGCCAGCTCATGGCGGGCAAGCAGTTGCAAACGCAGTCCTGGGATGCCCGCAACACCCAGTTGCTCGAAACCGGCAAGCTGGTCGCGGCCGACAACCAGATCAACAGCACGACGGGCACCCTCAATCTGCGCGCCGAGTTCGCCAACCCGAAGCTGACCCTGTTCCCCAACCAGTTCGTCAACGTGCGGCTGCTGGTGCGCACCATCCCTGACGCGATCGTGGTGCCCACCACCGCCGTGGCGGTTGGCGCGCCCGGCACTTATGTGTATGTCATCGGGCCGGACAACAAAGTGAACATGCGGGTGGTGAAAACCGGAGTGGCGTTTGACAACCTCACGCAGATCGTCAGCGGCCTGAAGCCGGGCGAGCGCGTCGTCACCGACGGCCTCGACCGCCTGCGCGACGGCCGCGAGGTGAAAGTGGTGCAGGCAATGGTGCAGTCCGCAGGCGGCGCCGGTAAGGAGCGTGCCCGGCCTGACGCCCACGCCAAGCCCGCCGCCAGCGGAGCACGCTGA